In one window of Streptomyces sp. NBC_01224 DNA:
- a CDS encoding TnsA-like heteromeric transposase endonuclease subunit — protein MRFEAAEPVRQFRWAKGGESFPGWYYAATTADHVGYESWLERDRLVLLDHDPKVVGIASQPFWLHWHDGREVRRHAPDYFVRLADGRARVVDVRSADRLDERTEEAFEATREACGAVGWEFEWADAPEPVFMANARWLARYRRRRSGRPAAVVSSLIDVFAEPLPLWTGAARVGDRLQVLPVLFHLLWSGRLNADLESALLGTDSLVWTGKRSS, from the coding sequence GTGCGGTTCGAGGCGGCCGAGCCGGTTCGCCAGTTCCGCTGGGCGAAGGGCGGCGAGAGCTTCCCGGGCTGGTACTACGCCGCGACGACGGCTGATCATGTGGGATACGAGTCGTGGCTGGAGCGGGACCGGCTGGTCCTGCTGGATCACGATCCGAAGGTGGTCGGAATCGCCTCGCAGCCGTTCTGGCTGCACTGGCACGACGGGCGGGAGGTGCGTCGTCACGCCCCTGATTACTTCGTACGGCTCGCCGACGGTCGGGCTCGGGTGGTCGATGTACGGTCCGCCGATCGTCTGGACGAGCGGACGGAGGAGGCCTTCGAGGCCACGCGCGAGGCCTGCGGGGCGGTGGGCTGGGAGTTCGAGTGGGCGGATGCGCCGGAGCCGGTGTTCATGGCGAACGCCCGCTGGCTGGCCCGATACCGGCGCCGCCGCTCGGGGCGGCCCGCAGCGGTGGTGTCCTCGCTGATCGATGTATTCGCTGAGCCGTTGCCGCTGTGGACCGGGGCCGCGCGAGTCGGCGACCGACTGCAGGTTCTTCCGGTGCTGTTCCATCTGCTGTGGTCCGGGCGACTCAACGCAGACCTGGAGTCCGCCCTCCTGGGGACGGACAGCCTGGTCTGGACTGGGAAGCGGTCGTCGTGA
- a CDS encoding PadR family transcriptional regulator, producing the protein MRSHGHEHEHGHGHGHCGPGHQGRGDFEGRRAAFGQFGPPFGGGPFGGGPFGGGRGRGGGRGRARRGDVRASILALLKDRPMHGYEMIQEIGERSGGAWRPSPGSVYPTLQLLEDEGLIVSASEGGKKLFTLTDTGRTEAESGPDAPWEEVGRGVDWESVNEIRQAGFGLMEAFGQVWKTGSADQRQKALTVINEARKKLYLILADEH; encoded by the coding sequence ATGCGTTCACATGGACACGAGCATGAGCACGGGCACGGACATGGGCACTGCGGGCCCGGTCATCAAGGTCGGGGCGACTTCGAGGGGCGGCGGGCGGCCTTCGGGCAGTTCGGTCCGCCTTTCGGTGGCGGTCCCTTCGGGGGTGGCCCCTTCGGTGGCGGACGCGGCCGGGGCGGTGGCCGGGGAAGGGCGCGCCGCGGTGACGTACGTGCGTCGATCCTGGCGCTGCTGAAGGACCGGCCGATGCACGGGTACGAGATGATCCAGGAGATCGGCGAGCGCAGCGGCGGGGCCTGGCGGCCCAGTCCGGGCTCGGTCTATCCGACCCTCCAGCTGCTGGAGGACGAGGGCCTGATCGTCAGCGCGAGCGAGGGCGGCAAGAAGCTGTTCACGCTCACCGACACCGGCCGTACCGAGGCGGAGTCGGGCCCCGACGCGCCCTGGGAGGAAGTCGGGCGCGGAGTCGACTGGGAGAGCGTCAATGAAATCCGGCAGGCCGGTTTCGGTCTGATGGAGGCGTTCGGTCAGGTATGGAAGACCGGCTCGGCCGATCAGCGCCAGAAGGCGCTCACGGTCATCAATGAAGCCCGTAAGAAGCTCTACCTGATCCTCGCCGACGAGCACTGA
- a CDS encoding type II toxin-antitoxin system Rv0910 family toxin yields MAEVSAEARIEAPAEKVWAQLTDFTAYGQWNATHTSFPKGGPTTLELAATYEENMKLMGFPAEVTWTVAELETARLLTTKGKGPMGVNLAMRYSLTPDGDATTVRIDGEFTGAAVSLMAGKLKDSATAALVESLRKLGGLVAA; encoded by the coding sequence ATGGCCGAAGTCAGTGCAGAAGCACGCATCGAAGCACCAGCCGAGAAGGTCTGGGCCCAGCTGACGGACTTCACCGCGTACGGCCAGTGGAACGCCACCCACACCAGCTTCCCCAAGGGCGGCCCGACAACACTCGAACTCGCGGCCACCTACGAGGAGAACATGAAGCTCATGGGCTTCCCCGCCGAGGTGACCTGGACGGTGGCGGAGCTGGAGACCGCGCGCCTGCTGACCACCAAGGGCAAGGGTCCGATGGGCGTCAACCTGGCCATGCGCTACTCACTGACCCCCGACGGGGACGCGACCACGGTACGCATCGACGGAGAGTTCACCGGCGCCGCGGTCTCACTGATGGCGGGCAAGCTCAAGGACTCGGCAACCGCCGCGCTCGTCGAGTCGCTGCGCAAACTGGGCGGGCTCGTCGCCGCCTGA
- a CDS encoding Clp protease N-terminal domain-containing protein, producing the protein MQNRTPRIPQQPAPNRAEFDARLTVELAAVVTGARRRALRDGDRQIDTAHLLHSLIESDPEVRAAFEGGPQLAKVLGYLVQRSIGYGLRWQGAVEDTGAVPVVEDLDSAVRDTGVEGWSPSAASAMAEARERAELRGDARAGGLDLLAALASDHECRAVEVLQRAGVDAEQLTARIVGASGQGWRGAGG; encoded by the coding sequence GTGCAAAACCGGACGCCGCGGATCCCTCAGCAGCCCGCACCGAACCGTGCTGAGTTCGACGCCAGACTCACTGTGGAGCTGGCCGCCGTGGTGACGGGTGCCCGAAGGCGCGCACTGCGCGACGGCGACCGGCAGATCGACACCGCGCATCTGCTGCACTCCCTCATCGAATCGGACCCCGAGGTGCGGGCGGCCTTCGAGGGCGGACCGCAATTGGCCAAGGTGCTCGGATATCTTGTCCAGCGCAGTATCGGATACGGGCTCCGCTGGCAGGGTGCGGTGGAGGACACCGGCGCTGTCCCGGTCGTCGAGGACCTGGATTCCGCGGTGCGGGACACGGGGGTGGAGGGTTGGTCGCCCTCGGCGGCTTCGGCGATGGCCGAAGCCCGCGAGCGGGCGGAGCTGCGCGGCGACGCACGGGCCGGAGGGCTCGATCTGCTGGCGGCGCTGGCCTCGGACCACGAGTGCCGGGCCGTCGAGGTGCTGCAGCGGGCCGGCGTCGATGCGGAGCAGCTCACGGCCCGGATCGTGGGGGCGTCCGGCCAGGGGTGGCGGGGAGCCGGGGGCTGA
- a CDS encoding TetR/AcrR family transcriptional regulator, producing MTVPPVSRADRRRATEARILDSARELFAERGFDRTTIRAVAAAAGVDPALVMQYFGSKRELFTQAVQAPPALPTDADGDALLDQLITTLGLKLGGLPDGTLAMMRSMLTDPAAADHARASLNRQIGSIGAALPEVADAELRAALVITTMVGVTIGHQLLGLDALRDAPADRIAALLRPAFKALTEPPR from the coding sequence GTGACCGTCCCTCCCGTCTCCCGCGCCGACCGCCGCCGAGCCACCGAGGCGCGCATCCTCGACAGCGCCCGCGAGCTGTTCGCCGAGCGGGGCTTCGATCGCACCACCATCCGTGCCGTGGCAGCCGCGGCAGGCGTCGATCCGGCTCTGGTCATGCAGTACTTCGGGTCGAAACGCGAGTTGTTCACCCAGGCCGTACAGGCGCCCCCCGCGCTGCCGACCGACGCCGACGGCGACGCGCTGCTGGATCAGCTGATCACCACGCTCGGCCTCAAGCTCGGCGGCCTCCCCGACGGCACGCTGGCGATGATGCGCTCCATGCTCACCGATCCGGCCGCGGCCGATCACGCCCGCGCGAGCCTCAACCGGCAGATCGGCAGCATCGGCGCGGCACTACCGGAAGTCGCGGACGCCGAGCTGCGCGCCGCACTGGTCATCACCACCATGGTCGGCGTCACCATCGGCCACCAGCTACTCGGCCTCGACGCCCTTCGCGACGCTCCCGCCGACCGCATCGCCGCCCTGCTCCGCCCGGCTTTCAAGGCCCTGACCGAACCGCCACGCTGA
- a CDS encoding nuclear transport factor 2 family protein, which produces MSGRQIPSARTPREVLGRYHQSMLDKSADDLADLYAADAVHEFPFSSPGFPSRYEGREEVRAGYRAAWGASPVRVEAVKDMEIHETADPEVIIGEHVVVGALPTGTFIVPGVLIVRVHDGLITRVRDYMDGLAVAGLGS; this is translated from the coding sequence GTGTCAGGTCGGCAGATACCCTCGGCCCGTACGCCCCGCGAGGTGCTGGGCCGCTATCACCAGTCCATGCTCGACAAGTCCGCGGACGACCTCGCGGACCTGTACGCCGCGGACGCGGTGCATGAGTTCCCGTTCTCCTCCCCCGGGTTTCCCTCCCGCTATGAGGGGCGCGAGGAGGTGCGCGCCGGATACCGGGCAGCCTGGGGCGCGAGCCCCGTCCGGGTGGAGGCCGTCAAGGACATGGAGATCCACGAGACCGCCGATCCGGAAGTGATCATTGGCGAGCACGTCGTGGTCGGCGCACTGCCGACCGGGACCTTCATCGTGCCCGGTGTGCTGATCGTCCGCGTCCATGACGGACTGATCACGCGGGTCCGTGACTACATGGACGGACTGGCTGTCGCCGGGCTGGGGAGCTGA
- a CDS encoding EamA family transporter: MHASQGRSAGLGLALASAFAFGGSGVAAKPLIEAGLDPLHVVWLRVAGAALVMLPIAWRHRVLVRSRPILLLGFGLLAVAGVQAFYFAAISRVPVGVALLVEYLAPALVLGWVRFVQRRPVARGAAVGVVLAVGGLTCVVEIWSGLSFDVVGLLLALGAACCQVGYFVLSDQGSAGSSEGVEPPHPVGVIAYGLLIGTVVLTVVARPWGMDWSVLGDSAGMDGTDVPAWLLLVWIVLISTVIAYVTGVISVRLLSPAVAGVVACLEAVIATVLAWVMLGEHLSAPQLIGGSMVLIGAFIAQSATPKTPSGPVASGRGEGRTARPDGGPAAAEGELSAGRTAT; the protein is encoded by the coding sequence ATGCACGCGTCTCAGGGGAGAAGCGCCGGCCTGGGACTTGCCCTGGCCTCGGCGTTCGCATTCGGTGGTTCAGGGGTGGCGGCCAAGCCGCTGATCGAGGCAGGACTTGATCCGCTCCATGTGGTGTGGCTACGGGTGGCGGGCGCCGCCCTTGTCATGTTGCCCATCGCCTGGCGCCACCGGGTTCTCGTGCGCAGCCGGCCAATCCTGCTGCTGGGGTTCGGGCTGCTCGCCGTGGCGGGTGTGCAGGCCTTCTACTTCGCTGCGATCTCCCGTGTCCCGGTCGGTGTCGCTCTTCTCGTCGAGTATCTGGCGCCCGCGCTCGTCCTCGGGTGGGTCCGCTTCGTCCAGCGCCGGCCGGTCGCCCGGGGTGCCGCGGTCGGTGTGGTGCTCGCCGTCGGGGGACTCACCTGCGTGGTCGAGATCTGGTCGGGGCTGAGCTTCGACGTGGTCGGGCTGCTGCTCGCGCTCGGCGCCGCCTGCTGCCAGGTCGGCTACTTCGTCCTGTCGGACCAGGGCAGCGCGGGCAGCTCGGAAGGAGTCGAACCTCCGCATCCGGTCGGCGTCATCGCGTACGGGCTGCTGATCGGCACGGTCGTCCTCACCGTAGTCGCACGGCCCTGGGGCATGGACTGGTCGGTTCTGGGAGACAGCGCGGGCATGGACGGCACGGATGTACCCGCCTGGCTGCTGCTCGTCTGGATCGTGCTGATATCGACGGTGATCGCCTACGTCACCGGGGTGATCTCGGTGCGGCTGCTCTCACCCGCGGTGGCGGGCGTCGTCGCCTGCCTCGAGGCGGTCATCGCGACCGTGCTCGCCTGGGTGATGCTCGGCGAGCACCTGTCGGCGCCGCAGCTCATCGGCGGTTCCATGGTGCTGATCGGTGCCTTCATCGCTCAGTCGGCGACACCGAAGACGCCCTCCGGTCCCGTCGCATCCGGACGGGGCGAGGGGCGCACTGCGCGACCGGACGGAGGCCCTGCCGCTGCCGAGGGGGAGTTGTCCGCGGGTCGTACTGCGACGTAA
- a CDS encoding DMT family transporter — protein sequence MSNPATGLPVGRSLFYLIVAGIAWGTAGAAASLIFEVSDLGPLALSFWRCLGGLVLLLAALALRPRRVAVPAEPRRRRLLRVLGTGVGLTVFQSAYFAAVEATGLAVGTVVTLGAGPVFIAVGARLTMGERLGRGGLTAVVGALAGLAVLVLGGDGAAVRPAGVALALLSAAGYATITLLTRWLGRDGGATDSLATSAWAFGIGAVGLLPMAATEGLVPHTAQAAQVVTLLGYVAAVPTALAYALYFAGAAAVRAATVSVIMLLEPVSAAVIAVVVLREQLTAATVAGTLLLLMAVAGLAFAEARSAAHARRRAAVPA from the coding sequence GTGTCGAACCCTGCTACCGGCCTGCCCGTCGGGCGGAGCCTCTTCTATCTGATCGTCGCCGGTATCGCCTGGGGCACTGCCGGGGCCGCCGCTTCGCTGATCTTCGAGGTCAGCGATCTGGGCCCGCTCGCCCTGTCGTTCTGGCGTTGCCTGGGCGGCCTCGTGCTACTGCTTGCCGCGCTGGCGCTACGGCCCCGACGCGTGGCCGTCCCCGCCGAACCGCGCCGCCGTCGGCTGCTGCGCGTCCTGGGGACCGGCGTCGGTCTCACCGTCTTCCAGAGCGCGTACTTCGCGGCCGTCGAGGCGACCGGCCTCGCGGTCGGGACCGTCGTCACCCTTGGAGCGGGCCCCGTGTTCATCGCGGTCGGTGCACGGCTGACCATGGGGGAGCGGCTGGGACGCGGCGGACTCACTGCGGTGGTGGGTGCGCTGGCAGGGCTCGCCGTACTGGTGCTCGGCGGCGACGGGGCCGCTGTGCGGCCCGCCGGGGTTGCCCTGGCACTGCTCTCCGCGGCCGGCTACGCGACGATCACCCTGCTGACCCGGTGGCTCGGTCGCGACGGCGGCGCCACCGACTCGCTCGCCACCAGCGCATGGGCATTCGGGATCGGAGCCGTCGGACTGCTGCCGATGGCTGCGACCGAGGGGCTCGTACCGCATACCGCTCAGGCCGCGCAGGTCGTGACGCTGCTGGGGTATGTGGCGGCGGTGCCGACCGCGCTCGCCTATGCGCTGTACTTCGCGGGCGCCGCGGCGGTACGTGCCGCGACGGTGTCCGTGATCATGCTGCTCGAACCGGTCAGCGCGGCGGTCATCGCCGTGGTGGTGCTCCGTGAACAGCTCACCGCGGCCACCGTCGCCGGGACACTGCTGCTCCTCATGGCCGTGGCGGGGCTGGCGTTCGCCGAGGCGCGCAGCGCCGCGCACGCCCGCCGCCGGGCGGCCGTACCGGCCTGA
- a CDS encoding pyridoxamine 5'-phosphate oxidase family protein translates to MPDTASPQTTGPDAAAGYQPTERTVPTRSRDRAAYDRELVHSILDEAYVCHLGFVRDGSPVVLPTLFGRIGERLYVHGSTGSRPLREAGRTDPGLPVCLTVTHVDGLVLARSAFHHSINYRSVVVHGIARTVTDPQERRTALDAIVDHVVPGRSADSRPADEKELAATAVIRLDLQEVSAKIRTGDPNDEPRDLELPHWAGVVPLAHGYATPLPSHDLDPAVGVPDYIAAL, encoded by the coding sequence ATGCCGGACACCGCATCGCCGCAGACCACGGGCCCGGACGCCGCGGCCGGATACCAGCCGACCGAGCGCACCGTCCCGACCCGTTCCCGCGATCGCGCGGCGTACGACCGGGAACTGGTCCACTCGATACTCGACGAGGCGTACGTCTGCCATCTCGGCTTCGTCCGTGACGGCTCACCGGTGGTCCTGCCGACGCTCTTCGGCCGGATCGGCGAGCGGCTCTACGTACACGGCTCGACCGGCTCCCGGCCATTGCGGGAGGCCGGCCGGACCGATCCCGGCCTGCCCGTCTGCCTGACGGTGACGCATGTCGACGGACTGGTGCTCGCCCGTTCCGCCTTCCACCACTCGATCAACTACCGCTCCGTGGTGGTCCACGGCATCGCGCGGACGGTCACCGACCCGCAGGAGCGGCGGACCGCCCTCGACGCGATCGTCGACCATGTGGTGCCGGGCCGGTCCGCGGACTCGCGGCCCGCCGACGAGAAGGAGCTGGCCGCGACAGCGGTCATCCGGCTGGACCTCCAGGAGGTCTCCGCCAAGATCCGCACCGGCGACCCCAACGACGAACCCCGCGACCTCGAGCTGCCCCACTGGGCGGGCGTCGTCCCGCTCGCCCACGGCTATGCGACGCCGCTCCCCTCGCACGACCTCGATCCCGCCGTCGGGGTACCGGACTACATCGCCGCGCTCTGA
- a CDS encoding aminotransferase class I/II-fold pyridoxal phosphate-dependent enzyme — protein sequence MLGEYRIVGRRAAEIAASVERGVGSGELAPGQVLPPMRELADLLGVNPNTVAAAYRTLRERGVIETAGRRGSRVRPRPASTARGSLRVEAPPGVRDLGEGNPDPALLPALGEAFAAAAGEYARRPGMYGQPPVDPEFAALARAALDADTVPAGSVVATSGSLDAIERVLVAHLKPGDAVAIEDPGWGSLLDLVPALGLRPVPVALDDEGPLPDAVEHALNAGARALVLTDRAQNPTGAAISAGRAFELRGVLAGYRGVLLIEDDHGHAIVDLPLYPLAGATDRWAFVRSVAKAYGPDLRVAVLTGDPVTVDRVSGRQRLGPGWVSRLLQRAVVHLWSSGAVDSGEVAGAYAERRDALVKALKERGVEAHGRSGMNVWVPVSDETGAVARLLHAGWAVAPGARFRMTAPQGIRLTVSPLTGADIGPLADAVAAAAGPAKPLNYG from the coding sequence GTGCTAGGAGAGTATCGGATCGTCGGGCGGCGTGCAGCGGAAATTGCCGCCAGTGTGGAGCGCGGGGTCGGTTCGGGGGAGCTCGCGCCCGGACAAGTACTGCCGCCCATGCGGGAGTTGGCGGACCTGCTGGGGGTGAATCCCAATACGGTGGCGGCCGCCTACCGCACGCTCCGCGAGCGCGGGGTGATCGAGACGGCCGGGCGCCGGGGCAGCAGGGTGCGGCCGCGACCCGCGAGTACGGCGCGCGGTTCGCTCCGGGTCGAGGCGCCGCCCGGGGTGCGGGACCTGGGGGAGGGGAACCCCGATCCGGCGTTGCTGCCCGCGCTGGGGGAGGCATTCGCGGCGGCCGCGGGTGAGTATGCGCGGCGGCCCGGAATGTACGGACAGCCACCGGTGGACCCGGAGTTCGCCGCACTCGCCCGCGCCGCGCTGGATGCCGACACGGTGCCTGCCGGATCCGTCGTCGCGACCTCCGGATCGCTGGATGCGATCGAGCGTGTGCTGGTCGCGCATCTCAAGCCCGGTGACGCGGTGGCCATCGAGGACCCGGGGTGGGGCAGCTTGCTGGATCTCGTACCGGCGCTGGGGTTGCGCCCAGTGCCCGTCGCGCTCGACGACGAGGGACCGTTGCCCGATGCCGTCGAGCACGCGCTGAACGCCGGTGCCCGCGCCCTCGTGCTCACCGACCGTGCGCAGAATCCGACCGGGGCCGCGATCAGCGCCGGGCGCGCCTTCGAGCTGCGGGGCGTTCTTGCCGGATACCGCGGCGTTCTCCTGATCGAGGACGACCACGGGCACGCCATCGTCGATCTGCCGCTGTACCCGCTGGCGGGTGCCACGGACCGGTGGGCATTCGTGCGGTCCGTGGCCAAGGCGTACGGACCGGATCTGCGGGTCGCCGTGCTGACCGGCGACCCGGTCACCGTCGACCGGGTGTCGGGCCGGCAGCGGTTGGGCCCCGGCTGGGTCAGCAGACTGCTGCAACGGGCCGTGGTGCACCTGTGGTCCTCGGGCGCGGTCGATTCGGGCGAGGTGGCAGGGGCGTACGCAGAGCGGCGGGACGCGCTCGTGAAGGCGCTGAAGGAGCGGGGCGTGGAGGCGCACGGACGCAGCGGCATGAACGTGTGGGTACCGGTCAGCGACGAGACCGGTGCGGTGGCGCGGCTGTTGCACGCAGGCTGGGCGGTGGCGCCCGGGGCGCGGTTCCGGATGACTGCGCCCCAGGGGATCCGTCTCACCGTCTCACCGCTGACCGGGGCCGACATCGGGCCGTTGGCCGATGCGGTGGCGGCAGCGGCGGGACCGGCGAAACCGCTGAACTACGGCTGA
- a CDS encoding DMT family transporter, whose protein sequence is MSAPATQRTTPPAKPSAPAPPAGATAPAPAPAPAARRALDWRIRFGALSLIWGFSFLLIKVGTEGYAPFQVTLGRLLSGTAVLAVAMAVRRERLPRGARTWGHLAVAAFFLNALPFSLFAYAELSIPSTLAGICNATSPLWGMALSLVALSEDRPTRRRVAGLGLGFLGVLTVLGAWQGFSGLDFSGTVMALLASLSYPVGWIYVRRTLAGGSSSTLALTGSQLFLGTVQIALVTPLFTSAPDGFPLLPTLAVVALGALGTGLAVLMQYGLVAEVGPTTAQMVTYFIPVIATAAGVVVLGEQLSWNTPVGALVVLAGAALTQSRARSGRARTETQP, encoded by the coding sequence ATGAGCGCCCCTGCCACACAGAGAACCACTCCTCCCGCCAAGCCCTCCGCCCCTGCCCCACCGGCCGGGGCGACTGCTCCGGCTCCGGCCCCAGCGCCTGCCGCGCGCCGGGCGCTGGACTGGCGGATCCGGTTCGGGGCGCTCTCGCTCATCTGGGGTTTCAGCTTCCTTCTGATCAAGGTCGGTACCGAGGGATACGCCCCGTTCCAGGTCACTCTCGGCCGCCTCCTGTCGGGCACGGCGGTGCTTGCCGTCGCGATGGCGGTACGGCGTGAGCGGCTGCCGCGCGGCGCCCGCACGTGGGGGCACCTGGCCGTCGCCGCGTTCTTCCTGAACGCACTGCCGTTCTCGCTCTTCGCGTATGCCGAGCTGAGCATCCCGTCGACGCTGGCCGGAATCTGCAATGCGACCTCGCCCCTGTGGGGCATGGCGCTTTCGCTCGTCGCACTCTCCGAGGACCGGCCGACCCGTCGCCGCGTCGCCGGACTCGGGCTCGGATTCCTCGGTGTACTTACCGTGCTGGGCGCCTGGCAGGGCTTCTCCGGGCTGGACTTCAGCGGTACGGTCATGGCCCTGCTCGCATCCCTCAGCTATCCGGTCGGCTGGATCTACGTCCGCAGGACGCTGGCGGGCGGCAGTTCGTCCACGCTCGCCCTGACCGGCAGCCAGCTCTTTCTCGGCACGGTGCAGATCGCCCTGGTGACCCCGCTGTTCACATCGGCCCCCGATGGATTCCCGCTCCTCCCGACACTTGCCGTGGTCGCCCTGGGGGCGCTCGGCACGGGCCTCGCGGTGCTGATGCAGTACGGCCTGGTGGCGGAGGTCGGACCGACGACCGCGCAGATGGTGACCTACTTCATTCCGGTGATCGCCACCGCGGCCGGAGTCGTCGTGCTCGGCGAGCAGCTGAGCTGGAACACTCCGGTCGGCGCGCTCGTGGTCCTGGCAGGTGCCGCTCTCACCCAGAGCAGGGCCCGCAGCGGCAGGGCCAGGACCGAGACTCAGCCGTAG
- a CDS encoding LysR family transcriptional regulator, which translates to MLNLERLRTLDALARHGSVSGAAEGLHVTTSAVSQQMSKLEREVGQQLLAKNGRGVRLTDAGQLLADHAARILSQVELAQSDIEAQRGEVVGEIRLSAFPTAARGLFPAALLALRADHPELRVRTRELEPEDGIRAVIRGDVDLAVVLDWSNKRLPVPGGLAKAELLDDAPDIAMPAGHRLADRVEVDLEEFADDDWVSWPEGEFCYDWLMFTLRSKGIEPRIAHLAGEHHTQLALIAAGMGVCVAPRLGRGPVPDGVRLVPVRQKMRRHVHAVWRTDADRRPSIRAAVAALRMAGRELDAPSS; encoded by the coding sequence ATGTTGAACTTGGAGCGCCTGCGTACCCTGGATGCCCTCGCCCGGCACGGTTCGGTCAGCGGTGCCGCCGAGGGGCTGCATGTCACCACATCGGCGGTCTCCCAGCAGATGTCGAAGCTGGAGCGGGAGGTGGGGCAGCAGCTCCTCGCCAAGAACGGCCGCGGGGTCCGGCTCACCGACGCCGGTCAGCTGCTCGCCGACCATGCGGCCCGGATCCTGTCCCAGGTCGAGCTGGCCCAGTCCGACATCGAGGCGCAGCGCGGTGAGGTGGTGGGCGAGATCCGGCTCTCCGCCTTTCCGACCGCGGCGCGCGGACTCTTCCCCGCGGCGCTGCTCGCGCTGCGCGCCGATCACCCCGAACTGCGCGTGCGAACGCGGGAATTGGAGCCCGAGGACGGAATCCGTGCGGTGATCAGGGGTGACGTCGACCTCGCGGTGGTGCTGGACTGGAGCAACAAGCGGCTGCCGGTGCCCGGCGGCCTGGCCAAGGCCGAACTCCTCGACGACGCACCGGACATCGCGATGCCGGCCGGTCATCGGCTCGCGGACCGGGTGGAGGTGGATCTGGAGGAGTTCGCCGACGACGATTGGGTGTCATGGCCGGAGGGCGAATTCTGCTACGACTGGCTGATGTTCACTCTGCGCTCGAAGGGTATTGAACCGCGCATCGCGCATCTGGCAGGCGAGCACCACACCCAACTCGCCCTGATCGCCGCAGGGATGGGGGTCTGTGTGGCGCCGAGGCTGGGCCGAGGGCCGGTGCCCGACGGGGTGCGGCTCGTGCCCGTACGGCAGAAGATGCGACGGCACGTCCATGCGGTGTGGCGTACCGACGCGGACCGGCGTCCGTCGATCAGGGCGGCGGTGGCGGCGCTGCGGATGGCCGGTCGGGAGCTGGATGCGCCGTCCTCGTAG
- a CDS encoding pyridoxamine 5'-phosphate oxidase family protein gives MSAIQRRGRRIMMTDAERDTYLAEQRTCRVATVSADGRPHAGALWFAWDGTSIWLYSITRSLRWSQLRNDPRIAVVVDDGVEYADLRGIELSGAAVPVGEAPRTGEPCPELDVPERLFAAKYFGMDTMPHDGRHAWLRLTPDSITSWDFRKLAGPSAT, from the coding sequence ATGTCCGCCATTCAGCGACGGGGCCGCCGGATCATGATGACGGACGCGGAACGGGACACCTATCTCGCCGAGCAGCGCACCTGCCGGGTCGCCACCGTGTCCGCGGACGGCCGCCCGCATGCCGGCGCCCTCTGGTTCGCCTGGGACGGCACCTCGATCTGGCTGTACTCGATCACCCGCAGCCTGCGCTGGTCCCAGCTGCGCAACGACCCCAGGATCGCGGTGGTCGTGGACGACGGGGTGGAGTACGCGGATCTGCGCGGCATCGAACTTTCCGGCGCGGCCGTCCCTGTGGGCGAGGCACCCCGTACCGGCGAACCGTGCCCCGAACTCGACGTGCCGGAACGGCTGTTCGCGGCGAAGTACTTCGGGATGGACACCATGCCGCACGACGGCCGGCACGCCTGGCTGCGGCTCACTCCTGATTCCATCACCTCCTGGGACTTCCGGAAGCTCGCAGGACCGTCCGCGACCTGA
- a CDS encoding cysteine hydrolase — translation MPSKEQLAEQLDPATTVLLTVECQQGVVGPGSALPELAEEVRSSGALHRVARLVAAAHEAGVQVLHAVAERRPDGRGANNNARLFRAAGRLPVQQHSGTTAVRIAAPIEVADEDLVVRRLHGLSPIAGTDVDALLRNLGCRTLVVTGVSANVAIPNAVFDAVNLGYTSVVPSDAIAGVPADYTPAMIRNTLALIATITTTDDVLGCWRSRGRARA, via the coding sequence GTGCCGTCGAAGGAACAGCTCGCCGAGCAGCTCGATCCGGCCACCACCGTGCTTCTGACGGTCGAATGCCAGCAAGGCGTAGTGGGCCCGGGCAGCGCGCTGCCCGAACTGGCCGAGGAGGTCAGGTCCTCCGGCGCCCTTCACCGCGTCGCCCGACTGGTCGCGGCCGCCCACGAGGCCGGGGTCCAGGTACTGCACGCGGTGGCCGAACGCCGTCCCGACGGGCGGGGTGCCAACAACAACGCCCGCCTCTTCCGGGCCGCCGGCCGGTTGCCCGTACAACAGCACTCGGGCACCACGGCGGTACGGATCGCCGCGCCCATCGAGGTGGCGGACGAGGACCTCGTCGTGCGCAGACTGCATGGCCTTTCGCCCATCGCCGGCACGGATGTGGACGCACTGCTCCGCAACCTCGGCTGCCGGACGCTCGTCGTCACCGGGGTCTCAGCCAATGTCGCCATCCCCAACGCCGTGTTCGACGCGGTGAATCTCGGATATACGTCGGTGGTGCCGTCCGACGCCATCGCGGGGGTGCCGGCCGACTACACCCCCGCGATGATCCGCAACACACTCGCCCTCATCGCCACCATCACGACCACCGATGACGTACTCGGTTGCTGGCGGAGCCGAGGGCGGGCCAGGGCCTGA